Within Nitrospira sp. MA-1, the genomic segment AGGATGGAACTGTATCCGCGTTATTACCAGGAGTATCCCAAGCCACGCAGGTCGGGCAAATTCAATTGGTACGATTTGATAATCCGTCAGGATTGATTGCCCAAGGCAATAATTTATTTTCAGAAAGTTCGTCTTCAGGTCCTGCTCAGCAGGGGACACCGGGATTTTCCACAGGATTTGGAAATATCCAGCAAGGATTTCTTGAAATATCCAATGTGAATATTGCGGATGAAATGGTCAATATGATCATTGCTCAACGTGCCTATGAACTGAATGCGAAAGCCATTCAGGCATCGGACGAAATGATGCAAGTTGTGAATGGACTCAGGCGTTAGAGGATAAGAATTTGATGCCAAGCATTTTATTATTGGGATTGCTTCTGTGCGGGCATGGGTGGTGGACAGCCGAAGGAATGGCTTGGGCGGAAGAGCTGGTCTCACCGACCCCAGTCCGTCTGAATACGCAAACGGTAGGTGTCAAAGATTTCGAGCGGGTAATCGTGTCTGAACTGACACGTCGATATGGACGTCCGCATCATCAGGTGTCGTTTCGGGTATTGTTCCCCAAACAATTGATGGAGGTACCCAAAGGAAAACTCCATCTTGAAATCGGAGCATGGTCAGGAGGCGGAAGGACTGGGCGACGTGCCTTTCGAGTAGGGATCTTTGTCAATCAGCAGTTTCTCCAAACCGTGAATGTTGTGGGTGAGGTGAAGGCCCAAGTCGAAGTGGCGACTCCAATTCGCTGGTTGAAACCGACAGAGGTCGTGACGGTCGAGGACCTGTCATCAATGATGGTCGATGCACCTTCACTGACGCATGATTTTATTCTTGATCTTGACGAAGTCGTAGGGAAACAGGTTCTACGTCCATTGCCTCCAAGCCAACCGATTCGGAAAACAATGTTGGACGACCCACCAATGATTCATAAGGGTGATCGAGTGATGATTGAGGTCAGGGGCGAAGGCCTGCTGGTTCAGACCGTTGGAGTAGCCAAATCGGCTGGGAAAAGGGGGGAAACCATTCCCGTAAAAAACCAGACGTCGGGTCGGGAGGTGTTAGGTACGGTTATGGCATCGGGGCTAGTGGAGGTGGGATTTTGAGTGTTACACGGTTAATAACCAGATTCGGAGCTGGAGGATTCGCTCTACTGATAATTGTGAGTGGTTGGACGGGCTGTGCCAAAGAAAAAACAATAACACAAATCGAAGCCGAGCCGAACATCCATAAAAAGGATACACCATCCTCCCTGGGTTCCTTGTGGGATCCCGAAAACGGGCGGGCCTTCATGTTTGAGGATCGACGAGCCGGTCGCATCGGGGACATCGTTGTTGTGCAAATTGTGGAACAACACCGAGGTTCCAAAAAAGCCAACACGAAAGCAGACCGGGATTCCAGCCTATCAGCTGGCGTAAGTGGGGGACTCTTCGGGATTAACACCCTCACCCAGAAGTTTGCGGAATATTTCAATATTGATGCTGGGACCTCCCATGAATTTGAGGGCGACGGGTCGACCAGCCGGGAAGATACTCTGACGGGCACCATTGCCGCCAATGTGATTGAAGTCTTTCCCAACGGGGATCTACGAATTCGTGGAAAACGGGAGGTAACGGTTAATAGTGAAACGCAAACAATGACCATAAAAGGCATTGTCCGCCGGATCGATCTGGATACCGAGAACATGGTCTTGTCATCCAAGGTCGCTGATGCAGAAATTTCCTATACCGGACTAGGGGTGGTGGACGATGTTCAGAGACCGGGATGGGCCACCAGAATTTTTGACTGGATTACGCCGTTTTAGGGTTTTGAGCTGAATTAATTTTTCTTACTTTGACCCAACGGGAGAGTTTTGTGATTCATCCATCGTCCTTTATGAAAAGCCACGAAAAATTACAACAATTCACGCGAACATGGTTTTCCCGATGGGGTTTGGTCTTGGTTTGCTGTAGTGGATGGCTCATAGCTGGTACTGGGTCTTTGACCGAACCGGCGGAAACTCAGGCTGCCCGGATTAAAGATATTGCCTCTATCGAAGGCGTGCGGGAAAACCAGTTGGTTGGGTACGGCTTAATTGTTGGTTTGGACCGGACCGGTGATTCCGTCGTCGGTGGTCAGTTTACCGCGCAAGCCATTATTTCCATGTTGAATACCATGGGACTTAAACTCAATATCGATCCCATTCAATTGCTAACTAAAAATACCGCGTCGGTGATGGTGACTGCCAAATTACCGCCCTTCGCAAGACCGGGCATGAAATTGGATGTCCAGGTCTCTTCGATGGCCAATGCCAAAAGCTTGCGAGGAGGCACCTTGTTGCTGACCCCACTCAAAGCGGCCAATCAACAGGTGTACGCCGTTGCACAAGGGCCCCTCTCCACTTCGGGGTTTGAAGCCGGGGCTGGGGGAACCACAGTGAAGAAGAATCAACAATCCGGTGGAATTATTCCCGGTGGAGCGATTGTTGAACGATCGGTAGATTTGGATATGCAGGCGTGGGAGAAATTTTCATTGACTATGCACCAGGCCGATTTCGTGACGGCATTGCGAGTGTCTGAGGCCATCAATGCGCATCTTGGCGATGGTGTCGCCTCGGCGCTCAATTCCGGACAGATTCAAGTGGGGGTTCCCGAACGGTTTCAGGGTAAGATTGTTCAAATGATTGCTGCGGTTGAAGGGTTAGATGTGCATGTAGATGTCCTGGCTAAGGTGGTGGTGAATGAAAGAACGGGAACGATTGTCATGGGGGAACATGTCCGATTGGCGAGTATGGCCATCTCTCATGGCGATCTGACCATCAAGGTTGGAACGCAGTTTAATGTCTCTCAGCCTGAGACTGCCTTCATTGGTCGGGGAGCGCAGGGTGCCGGGAGGACCGTGGTGACCCCTGATGTACAAACCGATGTTCAAGAAGAGGAGGGTCGGGTGATTCAAGTCGATAGTTCTGTGACGCTTGGAGATTTAGTGAAGGCATTGAATTCATTGGGTGTGACTCCTCTGGATTTGGTTGCTGTGCTAACGGCGGCCAAGGCGGCAGGAGCGCTCCAAGCAGACTTGGAATTGATCTAATTTCGGAACAGAAGGCAGCGGGGTGTTCATGACGGTCTGTTGGAAAGGATAAAGTCCATGATTCCTGACATGTTTCCTTTGGATATGACGGGTCTCTCCCATTCTGTATCTAGCGGCAAAATAGATCGCGTGGCAGAATCGGCTCGTCGAGGGGAATTATTGCGCGCCAGCCAGGAGTTCGAATCCTATTTCCTGTCCTATTTGATGAAGGTGATGCGAGAGACGGTCCCCAAAGGCGAATTAACGTCCAACCCCATGGGGGAGATGTATTATTCATTTTATGACGAAGAAATTGGCAAGCGTGCCGCTCAATCGGGTGGGATTGGTCTTTCGGCCTATGTCTTGGACACGGTGGCCAGGAATGAAGATCTCAAGCGTTCTCCCTCATCAGGTCCCCCTTTTTTGAAATCATAAGAGGTTCTGTAAAGTTTAATGGTGTTGCTTCCGATACATATAGAGAAGGAGGCAAGATGCCATGACCATACGGGGCCTTGATCCCAGTGGAGAGCTGGGGAAACTATTTTTTCACGTTCAAGCTAAAAATCTTCAGACCCAGGAGGCTGGCCCGTCGCGGGCCTCCCAGCACCCTTCGTCTGCTGACCCTGTCGATCTTTCCGTCCTGGCACAGGAAATTCGTGACTATTCGATTCGAGTGGCGCAGTTTCCTGAGGTGAGAGAAGACAAAATCAACCGCATTCAGCAGGCCTTGGAAACGGGGACCCAATTAGCGACCTCCAATCAGGTCGCTGATGCCTTGACCCGGGAGACGATACTGAACGAATTGGGAACAAAATAATTATCGGAAGTTCATGAGGGGAAAGGCAATCCGATGAATCACCCTCAATCGGCGAAGTGGGAGCGACTACTGAAGGCATTAGCCGAGGCTCAGGCGGCTTTTCAGCAGTATGGTGTACTGCTTTTTCAAGAAGCCCATAGCCTACGCATCATGGATCAGCCCAAGTTGGTCGAAGTGAACAGCCAAAAAGAACAAGTTTTGAATTCGATGCGCCGATTAGAAAAGCAGGTGGAGGGTGCCTTGCATCAGTTGGTTGGGGACGTCGCCCAAGAAACCATTTGGACCTGGTTGAAGGCAAATCCGGATCCACAGGCACAGACGGTGCAAAGCATGTTGATTGACCTTCGCCGTTTGGCACGGCTTATTCAGGAGCAAGGCAAAAAAAATGAATCTGCAATTCGGCCGATCTATCACAGAGTCTGTGAGGCGATTCAAGTGATGTATACAGGGTTGGGTACAGGTCCGGTGTATCAGGGATCTGGAACATTATATTTTCCATCGGTTCCTAGCTCGGTCTATCTTCAGGGATAGGACTCTTATGGCGGGGATTAGTGATATCTTTAATATCGCGCGTTCGGGAATTCGTGCCAACCAACAGGGGCTCGCGACCACATCCCATAACATCGCCAATATCAATACCAAAGGCTATTCCAGACAGGAAGTTGTCCTCGAGTCAGCGCGGCCCGCTGAAGGGAAAATTGGGAGCGGAGTCCGAGTTGCTGCTATTCGTCAGACCGTCGATACCTTCCTGGAAAACCAATTGACCGCCCTCCATGAGGATCTGGGATCTATTTCCGCCAGGAACAATTACCTGGTTCAGGCCGATGGGATTTTCACCGAAACGGATAATTCCGGACTATCGTTGAGTCTGACGGAATTTTTCAATGCGGTTCGGGATGTTGCCACGAATCCAGAGAGTACCATTCAGCGGACGGTTCTGTTGGCCAAGGGGCAATCCCTTACGGACCAGTTTAGGACGGTGGCTAAAGGGTTAAATCAAATCCGCCTGGATGCCAATGGGGAAATTTCCAGGCATGTCAACACTATTAATGGGTTGGCAACCAAAATCGCCTCGCTGAATGATGTTATTTTTAAAGTAGAATCCAGTGGACCTGAAGCCCTTGATTTACGGGATCAACGACGGGTCCTCATTAATGATTTGGCGGGGCTAGTGGATATTGAGCAAGTAACCATGAAAGATGGTATCGGAATTCATGTAGGTGGACAATTGTTGGTAGGAGGAAATCATGCCAATAAGCTGTCGACTAAATCCGACCCCGACAACCCCCCGCTCCATGATGTGACGTTCGTGCGCAGTGACGGGAGTGAGTATTCAATTTCCGATAAGATTTATGGAGGACAAATCGGCGGATTACTCGCTCTGCGTGATGGGGATATTGTGTCGTTTCAGGACCAAGTCGATCGATTGGCGGCCGTTTTAACTACCGAATTTAATCAACAGCATCAGGTTGGGTATGGGTTGGACGCCACCACGAATAATAATTTCTTTTCCACGTTAACTCCCCCAGCCCCTTTGGCCAATGAGCGGAATACGGGAGGCGCCACCGGCAGTTCGGTAATGATTGCAGATTCTACTCTTGCAACGTTTCAGGGATATGAGGTGCAGTTTTCCGGAGCCACTTCCTATTCGGTGGTCAATACGGCAACCGGAGCGAGCGTGACCTCCGGTTCCTATACCTCCGGAGCTCCATTGAGTTTTGATGGATTAGATGTCGTGATTAACGGCACACCGGCTGCGGGCGATGTATTTTATGTGAATGCTCAAAAAGGCGCCGCACTGCAATTTGGTGTGGCCCTGTCGGATACGGACAAGATTGCGGCTTCTTCTACGGCCGCAGGAGTACCGGGGAACAACACCAATGCATTGGATATGGTGGCTGTTCATACGAACCGGCAACTGGATCTGGGTAATGTGACACTCAATGATTATCACACCATTACTATTGGAGATGTCGGGAGTGCCACGCAGAAATCGACACAGGCGTTACATAGTAAACAGCTCGAAGTCGATCAAGTGACGGCCTTGCGAGAAAGTGTATCTGGTGTTTCATTGGATGAGGAACTGACTAATCTACTCAGTTTCCAGCGTTCATTCGAAGCCTCGGCCCGGATGATTACGGTGGCGGATGAATTGATGCAAACCATGCTGTCCATGGGTCGCTAACCTTCTTGGTGAGGCAACTGGCTGGGATAGGACTCATCGATGACAAATCGATGTCAATCGGAAAAGGACGAACAATCGAATGCGGGTGACTGATCGTCAACAGGTTGATGCTCTGCTAAGGGCGATTCAACGTATTCAGGGAAATATCGGGGATCGCAATGAGCAGGTTTCTTCAGGGAAGCGAGTCAATCGCCCCTCGGATAATCCTGCGGCATCGGAAAGGATCAATCAGTTTCGAAATGTCCTACGGACCACTGAACAACGTTTGACCACAGTGAATGAAGGAGTGGGAAGGCTCAATTTATCCGATAGCGTTCTGGGGACGGCTGGAAGTACGGTGCAGCGGGCAATAGAACTAGCATTGAATATGGCGAGCGATACCAATACGCCGGTGGAGCGACGGAATGCAGCTCTGGAAGTTCAACAAATCATCCTAGGGTTGGCCGGTATTGCCAACACTCAACTCAACGGAAGATTTGTGTTTGCGGGAAGTCAAACCCAATCCGAACCATTTGTGCCGAGATCAGCAACGGGATCAGCTAGCATCAACAATGGAGGAAGCGCAAATATTGCTGTTTCTGTCGTCACGGCGTCGGCCTTACAACCGGATGCGTATCAAATCCAATTTACTTCCTCAACGCAGTTTGATGTCCTGAATCTGACCACGAATCAAACCGTCTCATCAGGTAATACCTATTCATCCGGCGCGGTCTTCTCGTTTGATGGATTGGATGCCACCATTACTGACGGAGGCGGGCCGCCTGCCGCTGGCGATCAATTTTTTGTAAGAGTTGGCTATACCTATCAAGGAGATGGAGCGGGGATCGAGGTAGAAATTGGTGATGGCCGGACCGTGGAAACCAATGTTCCGGGAAACCAAATTTTTTCCGGGCCCACGGTGGATCTATTTCAGGATCTTCAGGACTTTCATCAGGCCCTGGTGACGAACGATGGCAAGGGTATTCAAGCCGCCATCGGACAATTGAATCAGTCCCACTCCCAAGTCACCGACGCCCGGGCTACGATCGGGGCCAGAGTCAATCGTTTGGATACGGTGAAGGATGGATTGGAACTGTTGAGCGTGAATACGCAAACGCTCCGGTCCAATTTTGAGGATGCCGATATCGCTCAAGTGGCCTCTGATTTGGCTACATTGCAAAACACCCTTGAAGCTTCGATGAGCACCCTCGCGCGTCAATTTCAGACGAGCTTGTTGAACTTCATAAAATAGGGCATGAACTCGGCCTTTTTCCATTGAACTAAATACGTTATCCGTTTTAATAAAATAGGCACGACATCTCTATGCGAATTCTTGTTGTTGATGATGATCCACTCACACTCCATATGGTTGTCTATCGATTGCGTCAATGGGGGCATGATGTCATATCCTGTACTGATGGGGATTCCGCGTGGAAGGTGTTGGAACGAGGAAGCGTGCCCAATGTGGCTATTGTGGACTGGATCATGCCCGGGCTCAACGGTCCTGAACTGTGTCAAAAAATCCGGGGGAGAACTGATTGCCCTTATGTATATATTGTTATGTTAACAGGGCGGAAAAACCTTGAGGATCTCATTGCCGGGTTGGATGCTGGAGCTGATGATTACCTGACCAAGCCATTCCTCTTAGAAGAATTGGATGCTCGATTACGAGCAGGGAAGCGAATTGTGGATTTGCAAAATGAATTAATTTCGGCTCGAGAAACACTTCGGATTCAGGCGATGCAAGATCCCTTGACGCAAATTCTGAATCACGGCGCCATCGTGGATACCTTACTCCGGGAAATTGACCGGGCTCATCGGGAAGAGCAACCCCTGAGTCTCATTCTGGCTGATTTGGATGGGTTTAAGAATGTGAATGATTCCTATGGGCATGTTGCGGGTGATCACGTGCTGGTCGAGGTCTCTAGGCGGATGCGGTTTTGCTTGCGTTCATATGATGCCATTGGCCGGTATGGCGGGGAGGAATTTCTCATGGTATTGCCCAATAGTGATGCGGCCCAGGCCGTGCGGCTCGCTGAACGCATTCGAGTGGCGGTTTCCCAGAAACCCTTTCGGATTCACAATGTTGATTTAACGGTGACGGTCAGTCAGGGGGTCACGACCTGGACCGATCCCTGTCCAATTCCCATTGAGCAATTGATACAATCTGCAGACGGTGTTCTCTACTTAGTCAAAAATAGCGGTCGAAATGGGGTGGAATTTGCGCAATTTCATAGGCATGCGGACGATACCTTTTCCCGGCTCACGATTTCGCCGAGTTCATTGAAACAATAAATATGGCGTCCATCCTTGTAATTAATGATGATCCGGTCCAACTCCA encodes:
- the flgN gene encoding flagellar export chaperone FlgN, encoding MNHPQSAKWERLLKALAEAQAAFQQYGVLLFQEAHSLRIMDQPKLVEVNSQKEQVLNSMRRLEKQVEGALHQLVGDVAQETIWTWLKANPDPQAQTVQSMLIDLRRLARLIQEQGKKNESAIRPIYHRVCEAIQVMYTGLGTGPVYQGSGTLYFPSVPSSVYLQG
- a CDS encoding flagellar basal body P-ring protein FlgI encodes the protein MIHPSSFMKSHEKLQQFTRTWFSRWGLVLVCCSGWLIAGTGSLTEPAETQAARIKDIASIEGVRENQLVGYGLIVGLDRTGDSVVGGQFTAQAIISMLNTMGLKLNIDPIQLLTKNTASVMVTAKLPPFARPGMKLDVQVSSMANAKSLRGGTLLLTPLKAANQQVYAVAQGPLSTSGFEAGAGGTTVKKNQQSGGIIPGGAIVERSVDLDMQAWEKFSLTMHQADFVTALRVSEAINAHLGDGVASALNSGQIQVGVPERFQGKIVQMIAAVEGLDVHVDVLAKVVVNERTGTIVMGEHVRLASMAISHGDLTIKVGTQFNVSQPETAFIGRGAQGAGRTVVTPDVQTDVQEEEGRVIQVDSSVTLGDLVKALNSLGVTPLDLVAVLTAAKAAGALQADLELI
- a CDS encoding diguanylate cyclase, which codes for MRILVVDDDPLTLHMVVYRLRQWGHDVISCTDGDSAWKVLERGSVPNVAIVDWIMPGLNGPELCQKIRGRTDCPYVYIVMLTGRKNLEDLIAGLDAGADDYLTKPFLLEELDARLRAGKRIVDLQNELISARETLRIQAMQDPLTQILNHGAIVDTLLREIDRAHREEQPLSLILADLDGFKNVNDSYGHVAGDHVLVEVSRRMRFCLRSYDAIGRYGGEEFLMVLPNSDAAQAVRLAERIRVAVSQKPFRIHNVDLTVTVSQGVTTWTDPCPIPIEQLIQSADGVLYLVKNSGRNGVEFAQFHRHADDTFSRLTISPSSLKQ
- a CDS encoding rod-binding protein, giving the protein MIPDMFPLDMTGLSHSVSSGKIDRVAESARRGELLRASQEFESYFLSYLMKVMRETVPKGELTSNPMGEMYYSFYDEEIGKRAAQSGGIGLSAYVLDTVARNEDLKRSPSSGPPFLKS
- the flgA gene encoding flagellar basal body P-ring formation chaperone FlgA translates to MPSILLLGLLLCGHGWWTAEGMAWAEELVSPTPVRLNTQTVGVKDFERVIVSELTRRYGRPHHQVSFRVLFPKQLMEVPKGKLHLEIGAWSGGGRTGRRAFRVGIFVNQQFLQTVNVVGEVKAQVEVATPIRWLKPTEVVTVEDLSSMMVDAPSLTHDFILDLDEVVGKQVLRPLPPSQPIRKTMLDDPPMIHKGDRVMIEVRGEGLLVQTVGVAKSAGKRGETIPVKNQTSGREVLGTVMASGLVEVGF
- a CDS encoding flagellar biosynthesis anti-sigma factor FlgM → MTIRGLDPSGELGKLFFHVQAKNLQTQEAGPSRASQHPSSADPVDLSVLAQEIRDYSIRVAQFPEVREDKINRIQQALETGTQLATSNQVADALTRETILNELGTK
- the flgK gene encoding flagellar hook-associated protein FlgK, producing MAGISDIFNIARSGIRANQQGLATTSHNIANINTKGYSRQEVVLESARPAEGKIGSGVRVAAIRQTVDTFLENQLTALHEDLGSISARNNYLVQADGIFTETDNSGLSLSLTEFFNAVRDVATNPESTIQRTVLLAKGQSLTDQFRTVAKGLNQIRLDANGEISRHVNTINGLATKIASLNDVIFKVESSGPEALDLRDQRRVLINDLAGLVDIEQVTMKDGIGIHVGGQLLVGGNHANKLSTKSDPDNPPLHDVTFVRSDGSEYSISDKIYGGQIGGLLALRDGDIVSFQDQVDRLAAVLTTEFNQQHQVGYGLDATTNNNFFSTLTPPAPLANERNTGGATGSSVMIADSTLATFQGYEVQFSGATSYSVVNTATGASVTSGSYTSGAPLSFDGLDVVINGTPAAGDVFYVNAQKGAALQFGVALSDTDKIAASSTAAGVPGNNTNALDMVAVHTNRQLDLGNVTLNDYHTITIGDVGSATQKSTQALHSKQLEVDQVTALRESVSGVSLDEELTNLLSFQRSFEASARMITVADELMQTMLSMGR
- a CDS encoding flagellar basal body L-ring protein FlgH translates to MSVTRLITRFGAGGFALLIIVSGWTGCAKEKTITQIEAEPNIHKKDTPSSLGSLWDPENGRAFMFEDRRAGRIGDIVVVQIVEQHRGSKKANTKADRDSSLSAGVSGGLFGINTLTQKFAEYFNIDAGTSHEFEGDGSTSREDTLTGTIAANVIEVFPNGDLRIRGKREVTVNSETQTMTIKGIVRRIDLDTENMVLSSKVADAEISYTGLGVVDDVQRPGWATRIFDWITPF
- a CDS encoding flagellin, translated to MRVTDRQQVDALLRAIQRIQGNIGDRNEQVSSGKRVNRPSDNPAASERINQFRNVLRTTEQRLTTVNEGVGRLNLSDSVLGTAGSTVQRAIELALNMASDTNTPVERRNAALEVQQIILGLAGIANTQLNGRFVFAGSQTQSEPFVPRSATGSASINNGGSANIAVSVVTASALQPDAYQIQFTSSTQFDVLNLTTNQTVSSGNTYSSGAVFSFDGLDATITDGGGPPAAGDQFFVRVGYTYQGDGAGIEVEIGDGRTVETNVPGNQIFSGPTVDLFQDLQDFHQALVTNDGKGIQAAIGQLNQSHSQVTDARATIGARVNRLDTVKDGLELLSVNTQTLRSNFEDADIAQVASDLATLQNTLEASMSTLARQFQTSLLNFIK